A portion of the Stigmatella aurantiaca DW4/3-1 genome contains these proteins:
- a CDS encoding heme ABC transporter ATP-binding protein encodes MEVRNLQCRIGQVNLLAGIDFVLEPGELLAVLGRNGAGKSTLLKHLTGEIKVQQGEIRVFGAHLEDSPREALARRRAVLPQTTHLQFAYEALEVVMLGRIPHQPRGHESPEDVEIARHCLQRVGLEGYESRNYLTLSGGEQQRVHFARALAQLHGTPGHRLILLDEPTSSLDVAHQHKTLQIVKELTQEGVAAFLILHDLNLVAQYADKVLVLAERQAIALGTPRSVLTAETLSRAFSYPMSTIAHPWLDCPLIVSGNPPAHSRS; translated from the coding sequence GTGGAAGTCCGAAACCTTCAATGCCGGATCGGCCAGGTGAACCTCCTGGCGGGCATCGACTTTGTCCTGGAGCCTGGCGAACTCCTGGCCGTGCTCGGGCGCAACGGCGCGGGAAAGAGCACGCTGCTCAAGCACTTGACCGGGGAGATCAAGGTCCAGCAGGGAGAGATCCGCGTCTTCGGGGCCCACCTGGAAGACAGCCCCCGGGAAGCGCTTGCCCGGCGAAGGGCCGTCCTTCCGCAGACCACGCACCTCCAGTTTGCTTACGAGGCGCTGGAAGTCGTGATGCTGGGGAGAATCCCCCATCAGCCCCGGGGTCATGAATCGCCGGAAGATGTCGAGATTGCCCGGCACTGCCTGCAGCGGGTCGGCCTCGAGGGATATGAGAGCCGGAACTACCTGACGCTGTCGGGCGGAGAGCAGCAGCGGGTCCACTTCGCGCGGGCGCTCGCGCAGCTCCATGGGACACCGGGACACCGGTTGATCCTGCTGGATGAGCCCACCAGCAGCCTGGACGTGGCCCACCAGCACAAGACGCTGCAAATCGTGAAGGAGCTGACCCAGGAAGGGGTGGCGGCCTTCCTCATCCTCCACGATTTGAACCTGGTCGCGCAGTACGCGGACAAGGTGCTCGTGCTCGCGGAGCGGCAGGCCATTGCGTTGGGGACACCGCGCTCGGTGCTGACCGCGGAGACGCTCAGCCGCGCCTTCAGCTACCCCATGTCAACCATCGCGCATCCGTGGCTCGACTGTCCGCTGATCGTCTCGGGGAACCCTCCAGCCCACTCCCGTTCTTGA
- the mxcL gene encoding myxochelin B biosynthesis transaminase MxcL, with amino-acid sequence MNTSTRKHPSLPRPIQGEMKLENSNRLLAEAKRLVPGVTFSMMKRPEHFAPESFPVYLARGQGALVEDVDGQQYIDYIGGLGANMLGHNHPAVVEAIRKHLEEGLIHSLPTPIELSATQTLVEMIPGAEMARFFKTGADATSAAMRLARIITGKERIITVGYNGWHDHFMVGTPGVPAVMSQYTIRMPLFTPQDETALLASIAENAKQLAAVLISIPFNRCLSREFMHQLRAACTANEVLMVQDEVITGFRLARGGAQEFFDVKADFVCLSKALAAGMPLSAVAGPAKHLSKLGGMEVQVSTTFGGEMLSLAVCEATLKEYRKGGYIENLSALGSRLRTGINAHAEKAGSPLRVLGYDVIPFFLFDKNPVEHAKRMQPFQAGMARRGILLRRDVNFISAVHTEEQIDYTIEMAGEVLQSLAKAGNAA; translated from the coding sequence ATGAATACCTCCACCCGGAAGCACCCCTCCCTGCCCCGCCCCATCCAGGGGGAGATGAAGCTCGAGAACTCGAACCGCCTGCTGGCCGAGGCGAAGCGACTGGTTCCCGGCGTCACCTTCTCGATGATGAAGCGGCCCGAGCATTTCGCCCCCGAGTCGTTCCCGGTCTACCTCGCCCGGGGTCAGGGCGCCCTGGTGGAGGATGTCGATGGCCAGCAGTACATCGACTACATCGGCGGGCTCGGGGCCAACATGCTGGGCCACAATCACCCGGCGGTCGTGGAGGCCATCCGCAAGCACCTGGAGGAAGGGCTCATTCACTCGCTGCCCACCCCCATCGAGCTCAGCGCCACGCAGACGCTGGTCGAGATGATCCCCGGCGCGGAGATGGCTCGGTTCTTCAAGACGGGCGCGGATGCCACCTCGGCCGCGATGCGGCTGGCGCGCATCATCACCGGCAAGGAGCGCATCATCACGGTCGGCTACAACGGCTGGCATGATCACTTCATGGTCGGTACCCCCGGCGTCCCGGCGGTGATGTCCCAGTACACGATTCGCATGCCGCTCTTCACCCCGCAGGACGAGACCGCGCTGCTGGCCAGCATCGCGGAGAACGCCAAGCAGCTCGCCGCGGTGCTGATCTCCATCCCGTTCAACCGCTGTCTGAGCCGGGAGTTCATGCACCAGTTGCGCGCCGCATGCACCGCGAACGAGGTGCTGATGGTGCAGGACGAAGTCATCACCGGCTTCCGCCTGGCCCGGGGTGGCGCACAGGAGTTCTTCGACGTGAAGGCCGACTTCGTCTGCCTGTCCAAGGCCCTTGCCGCGGGCATGCCGCTCTCGGCGGTGGCCGGCCCTGCCAAGCACCTGAGCAAGCTCGGCGGCATGGAGGTCCAGGTGTCGACCACCTTCGGCGGAGAGATGCTGTCGCTGGCGGTGTGTGAGGCGACCCTCAAGGAGTACCGCAAGGGGGGTTACATCGAGAACCTCTCCGCGCTGGGCAGCCGGCTGCGCACCGGCATCAACGCCCATGCCGAGAAGGCCGGCTCCCCGTTGAGGGTGCTGGGCTACGACGTCATCCCGTTCTTCCTCTTCGACAAGAACCCTGTCGAGCACGCGAAGCGGATGCAGCCGTTCCAGGCGGGCATGGCTCGCCGGGGCATCCTGCTGCGCCGCGATGTGAACTTCATCTCCGCGGTGCACACCGAGGAGCAGATCGACTACACGATCGAGATGGCGGGCGAGGTGTTGCAGTCTCTCGCCAAGGCCGGCAACGCCGCCTGA
- the mxcK gene encoding myxochelin export MFS transporter MxcK, whose protein sequence is MSESSSPGSERRLLWLLAAVQFSHLMDFMIVMPLGPDFMRLFGISAAQFGVLVSAYTLASAVMGLLGVLWLDRFDRKRTLLALYAGFIAATLMCGAAQSHTALLVARTLAGACAGLMGAVVMAIIGDLVPPERRGRAIGTVMTSMGLSAVVGVPLGLGLASLWGWRMPFWAIGALASTVWLCLWKVLPAINRHLSAPREQGPDGTLTSLWTPSLALGWLLTFSVVVSSFLLIPYLSPYMVGNLGLSSAHLPWVYLGGGAATLLCTRWIGRMTDRHGPVRILGSLLIGTMVPHLLFTHLPPSPFPVVALVFALFMSLTSSRVIPTIALIASRVPPSVRGRYLAVNMAASDGASGIAAWMSGLMISTAPGGALEGFGQAGWIAVGVSAFSLCILWTFGRSAVRLSAAPT, encoded by the coding sequence GTGAGCGAGTCCTCCTCACCGGGCTCCGAGCGTCGGCTGCTGTGGCTGCTGGCGGCGGTGCAGTTCAGCCATCTCATGGATTTCATGATCGTGATGCCGCTCGGCCCGGATTTCATGCGGCTGTTTGGCATCTCGGCCGCGCAGTTCGGGGTGCTGGTGTCTGCCTATACGCTGGCCTCGGCGGTGATGGGGCTGCTGGGCGTGCTGTGGCTGGACCGGTTCGATCGGAAACGGACGTTGCTGGCCCTCTACGCGGGGTTCATTGCCGCCACGCTGATGTGCGGCGCCGCGCAGAGCCACACCGCGCTGCTCGTGGCACGAACCCTGGCAGGGGCATGCGCGGGGCTGATGGGCGCGGTCGTCATGGCCATCATCGGCGATCTGGTGCCCCCGGAGCGCCGGGGCCGTGCCATTGGCACGGTGATGACCTCCATGGGCCTGTCCGCGGTGGTGGGCGTCCCCCTGGGCCTTGGACTTGCCAGCCTCTGGGGCTGGCGGATGCCTTTCTGGGCGATTGGCGCGCTCGCCAGCACCGTGTGGCTTTGCCTCTGGAAGGTCCTTCCCGCGATCAACCGGCATCTCTCCGCCCCCCGGGAGCAGGGCCCGGACGGCACGCTCACCTCGCTCTGGACGCCCAGCCTGGCCCTGGGCTGGCTGCTGACCTTCAGCGTGGTGGTCTCCAGCTTCCTGCTGATTCCGTACCTGAGCCCTTACATGGTGGGCAACCTGGGCCTGAGTTCCGCGCACCTGCCCTGGGTGTACCTGGGCGGCGGCGCGGCCACCCTGCTGTGCACGCGCTGGATTGGCCGCATGACCGATCGCCACGGTCCAGTCCGCATCCTGGGCTCCCTGCTGATCGGCACGATGGTTCCCCACTTGCTGTTCACGCACCTGCCGCCTTCTCCGTTTCCCGTGGTGGCGCTGGTCTTCGCCCTGTTCATGTCCCTGACCTCCAGCCGGGTCATTCCCACCATCGCCTTGATTGCCTCCCGCGTGCCGCCCTCGGTGCGCGGGCGCTACCTCGCGGTCAACATGGCCGCGAGCGATGGGGCCTCGGGAATCGCGGCGTGGATGAGCGGACTGATGATCTCGACAGCCCCCGGGGGAGCGCTGGAGGGCTTTGGCCAGGCAGGCTGGATCGCGGTGGGCGTCTCCGCCTTCTCACTCTGCATTCTTTGGACGTTCGGACGCAGCGCCGTCCGGTTGAGCGCCGCGCCGACTTGA
- the mxcH gene encoding TonB-dependent siderophore myxochelin receptor MxcH, translating into MPKLLEFVEAAYPAQAKQDHLSAKVFLRLTLDAQGTVTAAEVLEPVGHGFDEAAREAALRFRFEPAKRNGTPVPSRIVYPYEFRPPPPSSAQSSNDSASTEPSDSSFGETIEVMVEGESVAERRRQSAEAVQVLEVGTVQREAVDLGEALARTEGVSVRRSGGLGSTSRFSLAGFTDEQIRFFIDGVPLELAGYGAGLANVPVNLVQRVETYNGVVPIRFGADALGGAVHLETDQDFQGTRASASYELGSYDTHRLTASVRHLHEPTGFLVRANGYFDVTQNDYLVDVDAEAADGSGKLQRVRVHRFHDAYRAGGVGIETGFVDQSWARRLLLRIFTGAYDKELQNNVEMSIPYGEVEYGETSGGSTVRFEQIFSNGLSADMIAGYTYRRNRFTDLSECAYDWYGRCIFVLVGQPGIIEGRPVERVIGQHTGFARLNLGWNVAPLQKLRLSLAPTFAERAGEDRQLQAAQLLDPLDGERNLFSLVSGLEYEIDAFEDRLENILFVKDYLQRAYGEKPLDGGGFAVTKRNLHQVGLGDSTRLRLSPGLYAKASYEWATRLPRPDEFFGDGLLIIENLSLKHEISHNINLGLTYETRETSAGDFRTNVTGFGRLADQLIVLTPQPSYSVYQNVNAARSLGVSGAANWVSPGKYLSLDGNATWQDFRNTSSEGNYGAFVDKRIPNRPYLWANGSARFQYSSLMTPRDELALTWNTRYIHKFFRAWEGVGRVDTKDVIPSQWVHSLSLTYVTRSDSATLTWSADAQNLTDALAYDFYGVQRPGRSLFAKLTVDFGT; encoded by the coding sequence ATGCCGAAGCTCCTGGAGTTCGTCGAAGCGGCCTACCCCGCCCAGGCGAAGCAGGACCACCTCAGTGCCAAAGTTTTCCTCCGGCTGACCCTCGACGCACAAGGCACCGTCACCGCGGCAGAGGTTCTCGAACCCGTCGGCCATGGCTTCGATGAGGCAGCCCGCGAGGCGGCCCTCCGCTTCCGTTTCGAGCCCGCGAAACGCAACGGAACACCGGTGCCCTCGCGCATTGTCTATCCTTACGAGTTCCGCCCGCCCCCGCCCTCCAGCGCGCAGTCCTCGAACGACTCAGCGAGCACGGAGCCTTCCGATTCCTCCTTCGGGGAGACCATCGAGGTCATGGTCGAGGGCGAGTCGGTGGCGGAGCGGCGGCGCCAGTCCGCCGAAGCCGTGCAGGTGCTCGAGGTTGGCACCGTCCAGCGCGAGGCCGTGGATCTCGGGGAGGCACTGGCCCGAACGGAGGGCGTGTCCGTGCGGCGTTCAGGCGGACTGGGCAGTACCTCGAGGTTCTCCCTCGCGGGGTTCACGGACGAGCAGATCCGCTTCTTCATCGATGGTGTCCCGCTCGAGCTCGCGGGCTACGGCGCCGGGCTCGCCAATGTCCCGGTCAATCTCGTCCAGCGAGTTGAAACCTACAACGGCGTTGTTCCCATCCGCTTTGGCGCCGATGCCTTGGGGGGCGCGGTCCACCTCGAGACCGATCAAGATTTCCAGGGCACGCGGGCCTCTGCCTCGTATGAGCTTGGCTCGTACGACACGCACCGGCTCACGGCCAGCGTCCGGCACTTGCACGAGCCCACGGGGTTTCTCGTCCGGGCCAACGGCTATTTCGATGTCACCCAGAACGACTACCTTGTCGATGTCGATGCCGAGGCCGCCGATGGTTCAGGCAAACTCCAGCGCGTGCGCGTCCACCGGTTCCATGATGCCTACCGGGCGGGAGGAGTGGGCATCGAGACGGGCTTCGTGGATCAGTCCTGGGCCAGACGCCTGCTGCTCCGCATCTTCACGGGAGCCTATGACAAGGAACTCCAGAACAATGTCGAGATGAGTATCCCCTATGGCGAAGTGGAGTACGGAGAGACGTCCGGAGGCTCCACCGTGCGCTTCGAGCAGATTTTCTCGAATGGGCTCTCGGCAGACATGATCGCGGGTTACACCTACCGCCGCAATCGCTTCACCGATCTCAGCGAGTGTGCCTACGACTGGTACGGGCGCTGCATCTTCGTGCTGGTCGGGCAACCGGGAATCATCGAGGGCCGTCCCGTAGAGCGAGTCATCGGCCAGCACACCGGGTTTGCCCGGCTGAACCTGGGTTGGAATGTCGCCCCCTTGCAGAAACTCCGCCTGTCCCTCGCGCCCACTTTCGCGGAGCGGGCGGGTGAGGACCGGCAGCTCCAAGCAGCCCAACTGCTCGACCCCCTCGACGGTGAACGCAATCTGTTCTCCCTGGTCAGTGGCCTGGAATATGAAATCGATGCTTTCGAGGACCGCCTCGAAAACATCCTGTTCGTCAAGGACTACCTCCAACGGGCATACGGCGAGAAGCCGCTCGACGGCGGCGGTTTCGCCGTCACGAAACGAAACTTGCATCAGGTGGGGCTGGGTGACAGCACCCGTCTGCGCCTCTCACCGGGGCTCTACGCCAAGGCATCCTACGAGTGGGCCACACGCCTTCCCCGCCCAGACGAGTTCTTCGGCGATGGATTGCTCATCATCGAAAACCTCTCCCTGAAACACGAAATCAGTCACAACATCAACCTTGGGCTCACCTACGAAACCCGTGAAACTTCCGCAGGGGATTTCCGGACCAACGTGACAGGGTTCGGGCGACTGGCCGATCAGCTCATCGTTCTCACTCCCCAGCCCAGCTATTCCGTCTACCAGAATGTCAACGCGGCCCGCTCCCTGGGTGTCTCCGGAGCGGCGAACTGGGTCTCTCCAGGCAAGTACCTCTCGCTCGATGGCAACGCCACCTGGCAGGATTTCCGCAACACCTCGAGCGAGGGGAATTACGGCGCCTTCGTAGACAAGCGCATCCCCAACCGGCCCTACCTGTGGGCCAACGGCAGTGCCCGCTTCCAGTACAGCAGTCTGATGACTCCCCGCGATGAACTCGCGCTCACTTGGAACACACGCTACATTCACAAGTTCTTCCGGGCCTGGGAAGGGGTCGGAAGGGTTGACACCAAAGATGTCATTCCTTCCCAATGGGTGCACTCGCTCTCCCTCACCTATGTCACCCGGAGCGATTCCGCCACGCTGACATGGTCGGCGGACGCCCAGAACCTGACCGATGCGCTGGCGTATGACTTCTATGGCGTCCAGCGTCCCGGGCGCAGCCTCTTTGCCAAGCTCACTGTCGATTTCGGAACCTAA
- a CDS encoding class II 3-deoxy-7-phosphoheptulonate synthase, with the protein MPDDYPDAHELARVEGELSRLPPLVFAEETRRLTAALGQVADGKAFLLQGGDCAESFKEFTTDNVRDSLRLILQMAVVLTFSGGRPVVKVGRIAGQFAKPRSGATETIEGVTLPAYRGDIINGMDFEPGERKPDPKRLLKAYHQSSDTLGLLRLFSQGGYADLLNMHRWTFDFVADSVQGGQYRKLADKILESLRFMSALHVSPGQQMPLNRVDMFTSHEALLLNYEEAMTRADPVSGDWYDSSAHMLWIGERTRQLDGGHVEFMRGIQNPIGLKCGPTMEPEDLLRLIDLLNPEAIPGKLTLIGRFGADKIAERLPRLMAATKRDGRPVVWSTDPMHGNTLKARNGYKTRPFDRILSEVKTFVQVATAEGVHPGGLHLEMTGQNVTECLGGAQEVTEDDLSSRYHTHCDPRLNANQALQLAFLVADKLQSLRVPEVWAAATTDSLTELSGKGYHAAPK; encoded by the coding sequence ATGCCGGACGACTACCCCGATGCCCACGAGCTCGCGCGCGTTGAAGGGGAGTTGTCTCGCCTTCCCCCCTTGGTGTTCGCGGAGGAGACCCGCCGGTTGACCGCCGCGCTCGGGCAAGTCGCCGACGGAAAGGCCTTCCTGTTGCAGGGAGGAGACTGCGCGGAGAGCTTCAAGGAGTTCACGACCGACAACGTCCGCGACAGCCTGCGGTTGATCCTCCAGATGGCGGTGGTGCTGACCTTCTCGGGAGGCCGCCCCGTGGTGAAGGTCGGCCGGATCGCCGGCCAATTCGCCAAGCCGCGCAGCGGCGCCACGGAGACCATCGAGGGCGTCACCCTGCCGGCCTACCGCGGCGACATCATCAACGGCATGGATTTCGAGCCCGGCGAGCGCAAGCCCGATCCCAAGCGGCTGCTCAAGGCCTACCACCAGTCCTCGGACACCCTGGGTCTGCTGCGCCTCTTCTCCCAGGGAGGCTATGCGGACCTGCTCAACATGCACCGCTGGACCTTCGACTTCGTCGCGGACAGCGTTCAGGGCGGCCAGTACCGGAAGCTGGCGGACAAGATCCTCGAGTCCCTGCGCTTCATGAGCGCGCTCCACGTGAGCCCAGGCCAGCAGATGCCGCTGAACCGGGTGGACATGTTCACCAGCCACGAAGCGCTGCTGCTCAACTACGAAGAAGCCATGACCCGGGCCGATCCAGTGTCGGGAGACTGGTACGACAGTTCCGCCCACATGCTGTGGATCGGCGAACGCACGCGCCAGCTCGATGGCGGCCACGTGGAGTTCATGCGTGGCATTCAAAATCCCATTGGTCTGAAGTGCGGGCCGACGATGGAGCCCGAGGATCTGCTGCGGCTCATCGACCTGCTGAACCCCGAAGCCATTCCCGGCAAGCTAACGCTCATCGGCCGGTTCGGAGCAGACAAGATCGCTGAGCGCCTGCCCCGGTTGATGGCCGCCACCAAGCGCGATGGACGTCCCGTGGTCTGGTCGACCGACCCCATGCATGGCAATACGCTCAAGGCCCGCAATGGGTACAAAACCCGGCCTTTCGACCGAATCCTCTCCGAGGTGAAGACATTCGTTCAGGTCGCCACCGCCGAAGGCGTCCACCCCGGAGGACTGCATCTGGAGATGACCGGACAGAACGTCACCGAGTGCCTGGGCGGCGCCCAGGAGGTCACCGAAGACGACCTGTCCAGCCGATACCACACGCATTGTGATCCGCGGCTCAACGCCAACCAGGCCTTGCAGCTGGCCTTCCTGGTGGCGGACAAGCTCCAGTCCCTGCGGGTCCCCGAAGTCTGGGCGGCGGCCACGACAGACTCCTTGACAGAGCTGTCTGGAAAGGGGTACCACGCAGCACCGAAATGA